The following are encoded together in the Geobacter sulfurreducens PCA genome:
- a CDS encoding serine/threonine protein kinase: MRTNAMSTLKQHVTAVKEGKRRFENAFQGVARMILEQGIDKVTVNGRMTYDFRIFRTGRKHPIGMYDEINSFVSFVKDAAEGGSSKEMAFVLVGEPGNGKTFFVEFVCARYRDYLTRDENRKYTFRFSGMEKLGSYGKIDVIESQTYEDPMVLAMNLFESRDENREWLAREFGFSDRELEGLFDNYRPLGACTGYMWSDIRRFTDGDAAAMLDFVQVVPVPLIETLGTITGKYAAKDKITSSAVDLLGEESIQRLLHITDVTNPYRFDLRRGALARVAGGGIHFSDEIYKNKKDLVQVYLGVIQNRVIEIDGYRWPIDTLIIATSNNAEFNRFLAEKEEAPIIDRCRICYVSHNTHYRMQEQLTDYAIGGETKTTLTKEELHQDPNLNYAASVAVTLSRLPRSEKLTPIETMKLAAGEVAGEKSLKTLAEVVDTLNQEADITKRFGQKGLGQRNLGRSIQLLVESSETNEGRCMVAHDVFKSLERVVLDYVPDQNDRGKYLDDLKIAKGLYRERIMTEMFNAYMDEPYAIKKDVMNYVNMIIGIDAENLGPDRMWKYKDPQSGELKALKIDERYIRNVEDRLGLRTDEQRESFRTSIRKIYGQKISVEPSYDFMDNLELVKAVTDVRLKSDIAGAGSLIGALANRTNEENQKLYDRMVDTMLKKLGYCRTCAQKTIEYFCTQEDEI; this comes from the coding sequence ATGAGGACCAATGCCATGAGCACCCTTAAACAGCACGTGACCGCCGTAAAGGAAGGGAAGCGGCGCTTCGAGAACGCCTTCCAGGGGGTGGCCCGGATGATCCTGGAACAGGGGATCGACAAGGTCACCGTCAACGGCCGGATGACCTATGATTTCCGCATTTTCCGCACCGGCCGCAAGCACCCTATCGGCATGTATGACGAAATCAACAGTTTCGTCTCCTTTGTGAAGGATGCGGCCGAGGGGGGATCATCCAAGGAGATGGCCTTTGTGCTGGTGGGTGAGCCGGGCAACGGTAAGACTTTTTTCGTGGAGTTCGTCTGCGCGCGCTATCGCGATTACCTGACGCGGGATGAAAACCGCAAATACACCTTCCGTTTTTCCGGCATGGAAAAACTGGGAAGCTACGGCAAGATCGACGTAATCGAGTCCCAGACCTACGAAGACCCCATGGTGCTGGCCATGAACCTCTTCGAGAGCCGGGACGAGAACCGCGAGTGGCTGGCCCGGGAATTCGGCTTCTCGGACCGGGAGCTGGAGGGCCTCTTCGACAACTACCGCCCGCTCGGGGCCTGCACGGGCTACATGTGGAGCGACATCCGGCGCTTCACTGACGGTGATGCCGCGGCCATGCTCGATTTCGTGCAGGTGGTTCCGGTGCCGCTCATCGAGACCCTGGGGACCATTACCGGCAAGTACGCGGCCAAGGACAAGATCACCTCCAGCGCGGTGGACCTGCTGGGAGAGGAATCGATCCAGCGGTTGCTCCACATCACCGACGTGACCAACCCCTACCGCTTCGACCTGCGGCGCGGCGCCCTGGCCCGGGTGGCGGGGGGCGGCATCCATTTCTCCGACGAAATCTACAAGAACAAGAAGGATCTGGTCCAAGTCTACCTGGGGGTCATCCAGAACCGGGTCATCGAGATCGACGGCTACCGCTGGCCCATCGATACCCTGATCATCGCCACCAGCAACAACGCCGAGTTCAACCGCTTCCTGGCCGAGAAGGAGGAGGCCCCAATCATCGACCGGTGCCGCATCTGCTACGTCTCCCACAACACCCATTACCGCATGCAGGAGCAGCTGACCGATTACGCCATCGGCGGGGAAACCAAGACGACCCTCACCAAGGAGGAACTCCACCAAGACCCGAACCTGAACTACGCCGCAAGCGTGGCGGTGACCCTTTCGCGGCTCCCCCGGTCCGAAAAGCTCACCCCCATCGAGACCATGAAACTGGCCGCCGGCGAGGTAGCCGGCGAAAAGAGCCTCAAAACCCTTGCCGAGGTGGTCGACACCCTCAACCAGGAGGCGGACATCACCAAGAGATTCGGCCAGAAGGGACTTGGCCAGCGAAACCTGGGGCGGTCAATCCAGCTCCTGGTAGAGAGCTCCGAAACCAACGAAGGGCGCTGCATGGTGGCCCACGACGTGTTCAAATCCCTGGAGCGGGTGGTCCTCGACTATGTCCCGGACCAGAACGACCGGGGCAAGTACCTGGACGACCTGAAGATCGCCAAGGGGCTCTACCGGGAACGGATCATGACCGAGATGTTCAACGCCTACATGGATGAGCCCTACGCCATCAAGAAGGACGTCATGAACTACGTGAACATGATCATCGGCATCGACGCCGAGAACCTGGGCCCCGACCGGATGTGGAAATACAAGGACCCCCAGTCCGGCGAGCTGAAGGCCCTGAAGATCGATGAGCGCTACATCCGCAACGTGGAAGACCGGCTGGGGCTGCGAACCGACGAGCAGCGCGAGAGCTTCCGCACCTCAATCCGGAAGATCTACGGCCAGAAGATATCAGTAGAGCCCTCCTACGACTTCATGGACAACCTGGAGCTGGTCAAGGCGGTGACCGACGTGCGGCTCAAGAGCGACATCGCCGGTGCCGGCAGCCTGATCGGGGCCCTGGCCAACCGGACCAACGAGGAAAACCAGAAGCTCTACGACCGGATGGTGGATACCATGCTCAAGAAGCTGGGCTACTGCCGGACCTGTGCCCAGAAGACCATCGAGTACTTCTGCACCCAGGAAGACGAAATTTAG
- a CDS encoding SpoVR family protein: protein MQLIDQHTKKIMEGCKERAREAGLRFSDETLEYIVTNRDMLELHPKVMIPTLYDYWVHDVEVLKEKGKYELYPHNPYETVINTRPPISFYNDNNPDWLNVMIFYHVLAHIDFFQNNLYYRHTWDYDLTGKALADKRLIARLRSEHGRRLDYVIEFARSIDNLVGYYGELSALFRGETPPLPRRLDYYFDVFLQRVKKVKTAGYVQEIERYNRCMRDFGDLGEETFFAEVMARYPEFEALYLKSRSEERRGRPDLMQFIMEHSPVLNREEHRWMKSVLEVIRSTSVYFQPQMRTKIMNEGWASYWHEKLFLTDDRIRGHEVDFARVHSGVTCLHRVGLNPYAIGMRLFQHIEEQADKGRISLEFQQLADIHARQEFDRGTGGGTAFIFAIRENLCDFSFINTFVDQDFVNRHKLFVAGRRLNKERMTWQYYVKSRTAEAYRAMLAESLYHPPVIAVDEAKGEGKYLYLDHRFEGKPLVKDFIENTLMGIEYLWGGPVKLETSEVGLPPPDEAVKPPERQQKIHWRRYVYTMEDRKLSRTLL, encoded by the coding sequence ATGCAACTCATCGATCAGCACACGAAAAAGATCATGGAGGGGTGCAAGGAGCGGGCACGCGAGGCGGGGCTGCGCTTTTCCGACGAAACCCTCGAATACATCGTCACCAACCGGGACATGCTGGAACTCCACCCCAAAGTGATGATCCCCACCCTGTACGATTACTGGGTCCATGACGTGGAGGTGCTGAAGGAGAAGGGGAAGTACGAACTCTACCCCCACAACCCCTACGAGACGGTCATCAACACCCGGCCGCCCATCTCGTTCTACAACGACAACAACCCGGACTGGCTCAACGTGATGATCTTCTACCACGTGCTGGCCCATATCGACTTCTTCCAGAACAACCTCTACTACCGCCATACCTGGGACTATGACCTGACCGGCAAGGCCCTGGCCGACAAGCGTCTCATCGCCCGGCTACGGTCCGAGCACGGCCGCCGACTCGACTATGTGATAGAGTTCGCCCGCTCCATCGACAACCTTGTGGGCTACTACGGCGAACTTTCCGCCCTGTTCCGGGGAGAGACCCCGCCGCTGCCGCGACGGCTCGACTACTACTTCGATGTGTTCCTCCAAAGGGTGAAAAAGGTCAAAACCGCCGGGTACGTACAGGAAATCGAACGGTATAACCGCTGCATGCGCGACTTCGGCGACCTGGGCGAGGAAACCTTTTTCGCCGAGGTCATGGCCAGGTACCCCGAGTTCGAGGCTCTCTACCTGAAAAGCCGGTCGGAAGAAAGACGCGGGCGGCCCGACCTGATGCAGTTCATCATGGAGCACTCCCCCGTCCTCAACCGGGAGGAACACCGCTGGATGAAGAGCGTGCTGGAGGTAATCCGCTCCACATCGGTCTACTTCCAGCCCCAGATGCGGACCAAGATCATGAACGAGGGGTGGGCCAGCTACTGGCATGAAAAGCTCTTCCTCACCGATGACCGGATCAGGGGGCACGAGGTGGACTTCGCCCGGGTTCACTCGGGGGTCACCTGCCTGCACCGGGTGGGACTCAACCCCTACGCCATCGGCATGCGGCTCTTCCAGCACATCGAGGAGCAGGCCGACAAGGGCCGCATCTCCCTGGAGTTCCAGCAACTGGCCGACATTCATGCCCGGCAGGAGTTCGACCGCGGCACCGGAGGAGGCACGGCCTTCATCTTCGCCATCCGCGAGAACCTGTGCGACTTCTCGTTCATCAACACCTTCGTGGACCAGGATTTCGTAAACCGGCACAAGCTCTTCGTAGCGGGAAGACGCCTCAACAAGGAGCGGATGACCTGGCAGTATTACGTCAAGAGCCGCACGGCCGAGGCCTACCGGGCCATGCTCGCGGAGTCCCTTTACCACCCCCCCGTCATTGCAGTGGACGAAGCGAAGGGCGAGGGGAAGTATCTCTACCTGGACCACCGGTTCGAGGGAAAGCCGCTGGTGAAGGACTTCATCGAGAACACCCTGATGGGGATCGAATACCTCTGGGGTGGTCCGGTGAAGCTCGAAACGAGCGAAGTGGGGCTCCCCCCGCCCGACGAGGCCGTGAAGCCCCCCGAGCGGCAGCAAAAAATCCACTGGCGACGCTACGTCTACACCATGGAGGACCGGAAGCTTTCGCGGACCCTCCTGTAA
- a CDS encoding serine protein kinase PrkA, giving the protein MDTISRALQHMDRSVNAWDHRGSVPFEEFLRILVANPALVLRNVFQVFHDMVMSHIGVGIDETPDDPESIHYVSYDCRKLFVEGSDTPFFADRLFANRLVSLVETWKRGAQQNKIYVFEGPPGSGKSTFLNNLLMKFETYANTAEGARHEAVWRLDRQTLGGFTRHETAVFLDKLSKLLEEYEFNQEELFEAEGAMPAGDDFVEIPCPSHDNPVLVIPKQLRRQFFDDLFKNDEMKWRLFTEKEFDWVFRGTCCTVCSSIYQALLARLKSPAAVLRMLHARPYHINRRMGEGISVFNPGDKPVRQNVFTNEMLQSRINAVLRDSNQVKYLFSQYAKTNNGIYALMDIKGHNTDRLIELHNIVSEGVHKVDDLEENVDSLFLALMNPEDKSNIESYQSFLDRIQYIKIPYVLDLNTEVEIYRNIFGKQIDHSFLPRVLHNFARIIISSRMNERSYAMNDWIPEPHRYSMYCDFNLQLLRMEIYTGHFPAWLTEEDRKKLTAKRRRMIIAESEQEGDRGFSGRDAIKIFGDFYSTYARKDKLITMTTLTSYFTKVRPELGKQLPAGFLESLMRLYNFTILQEVKESLYYFNEEQISRDVQNYLFAINFEPVVDETCTWTGDKLHITETYLESIENRLLGAGAEREKRLVFRVATQKEYASRTLAQEILFEGKKITDTALYHDLFDRYVFNLKEKALDPFLENENFRRAIKDFGREEFKTYDKRIRDDVTFLINNLGTKYRYTRNGAKEVCIYVIDNDLAKTYGRA; this is encoded by the coding sequence ATGGACACCATATCCCGCGCGCTCCAGCATATGGACCGGAGCGTCAACGCCTGGGACCACCGGGGTTCCGTTCCCTTCGAGGAATTCCTGCGGATTCTCGTGGCCAACCCGGCACTGGTGCTCCGCAACGTCTTCCAGGTCTTTCACGACATGGTCATGAGCCATATCGGCGTCGGTATCGACGAGACTCCGGACGACCCCGAGTCTATCCACTACGTCTCCTATGACTGCCGCAAGCTCTTCGTGGAAGGGTCCGACACCCCGTTTTTCGCCGACCGGCTCTTCGCCAACCGCCTCGTGAGCCTGGTGGAAACCTGGAAGCGGGGCGCTCAGCAGAACAAGATTTATGTCTTCGAGGGGCCGCCCGGCAGCGGCAAGAGCACCTTCCTCAACAACCTGCTCATGAAGTTCGAGACCTACGCCAACACGGCAGAGGGCGCCCGCCACGAGGCGGTCTGGCGCCTGGACCGGCAGACTCTGGGAGGTTTCACCCGCCATGAAACCGCGGTCTTTCTGGACAAGCTTTCAAAACTCCTGGAGGAATACGAGTTCAACCAGGAAGAGCTCTTCGAGGCCGAAGGAGCCATGCCTGCGGGGGACGACTTCGTGGAGATCCCCTGCCCCTCCCACGACAACCCGGTCCTCGTCATTCCCAAGCAGTTGCGGCGCCAGTTCTTCGATGACCTCTTCAAAAACGACGAGATGAAGTGGCGCCTCTTCACCGAAAAAGAATTCGACTGGGTCTTCCGCGGCACCTGCTGCACCGTCTGCAGCTCCATTTACCAGGCTCTCCTGGCCCGGCTCAAGAGCCCCGCGGCGGTGCTCCGGATGCTCCACGCTCGCCCCTATCACATCAACCGCCGTATGGGCGAAGGGATCAGCGTCTTCAACCCCGGCGACAAGCCGGTGCGCCAGAACGTCTTCACCAACGAGATGCTCCAGAGCCGCATCAATGCCGTGCTGCGGGACAGCAACCAGGTAAAGTATCTCTTCTCCCAGTACGCCAAGACCAACAACGGCATCTATGCCCTCATGGACATCAAGGGGCACAATACTGACCGGCTCATCGAGCTCCACAACATCGTGAGCGAAGGGGTCCACAAGGTGGACGACCTGGAGGAGAATGTAGACTCCCTCTTCCTGGCCCTCATGAACCCAGAGGACAAGAGCAACATCGAGAGCTACCAGTCGTTCCTCGACCGGATCCAGTACATAAAGATACCCTACGTGCTCGACCTGAACACCGAGGTGGAGATCTACCGCAACATCTTCGGCAAGCAGATCGACCACAGCTTCCTGCCGCGGGTGCTCCACAACTTCGCCCGGATCATCATTTCATCGCGCATGAACGAACGCTCCTACGCCATGAACGACTGGATCCCGGAGCCCCACCGCTACAGCATGTACTGCGATTTCAACCTCCAGCTCCTCAGGATGGAAATCTACACGGGGCACTTCCCCGCGTGGCTCACGGAGGAAGACCGCAAGAAGCTCACTGCCAAGCGCCGGCGCATGATCATCGCCGAAAGCGAGCAGGAGGGGGATCGGGGCTTCTCCGGGCGGGATGCCATCAAGATCTTCGGCGACTTCTACTCCACCTATGCCCGCAAGGACAAGCTCATCACCATGACCACCCTCACCTCCTACTTCACCAAGGTACGGCCGGAGCTGGGGAAGCAGCTTCCCGCCGGCTTCCTCGAATCACTCATGCGCCTCTACAACTTCACCATCCTGCAGGAGGTGAAGGAATCGCTCTACTACTTCAACGAAGAACAGATTTCACGGGACGTGCAGAACTACCTCTTCGCCATCAACTTCGAGCCGGTGGTGGACGAGACATGCACCTGGACGGGGGACAAGCTCCACATCACCGAAACCTACCTGGAATCCATCGAAAACCGGCTCTTGGGAGCAGGCGCCGAGCGGGAAAAGCGGCTCGTCTTCCGGGTGGCAACCCAGAAGGAGTACGCTTCCCGCACCCTGGCCCAGGAAATCCTCTTCGAAGGGAAAAAGATTACGGATACTGCCCTGTACCACGATCTCTTCGACCGCTACGTCTTCAATCTCAAGGAAAAGGCCCTGGACCCGTTCCTGGAGAACGAGAACTTCCGGCGCGCCATCAAGGACTTCGGCCGGGAGGAGTTCAAGACCTACGACAAGCGGATCCGGGACGACGTCACCTTCCTCATCAACAACCTGGGAACAAAGTACCGCTACACCCGTAACGGCGCCAAGGAAGTCTGCATCTACGTCATCGACAATGACCTGGCCAAGACCTACGGCCGCGCCTGA
- the groL gene encoding chaperonin GroEL (60 kDa chaperone family; promotes refolding of misfolded polypeptides especially under stressful conditions; forms two stacked rings of heptamers to form a barrel-shaped 14mer; ends can be capped by GroES; misfolded proteins enter the barrel where they are refolded when GroES binds) → MAARIIKFDQEGRNAILKGVNTLADAVKVTLGPKGRNVVIEKAFGSPLITKDGVTVAKEIELEDKFENMGAQLVKEVASKTSDVAGDGTTTATVLAQAIYRQGSKLVAAGHNPMEIKRGIDKAVETIVAELKSISKPIKDHKEIAQVGTISANNDKTIGDIIAQAMEKVGKEGVITVEEAKAMETSLETVEGMQFDRGYLSPYFVTDPERMEASLENAMILIHDKKISNMKDLLPVLEQTAKSGRPLLIIAEDIEGEALATLVVNKLRGVLNICAVKAPGFGDRRKAMLEDIAILTGGQVISEEIGNKLENTTMDMLGRAKRITVDKDNTTIIDGDGKEADIQGRVKQIRAQIEETTSDYDREKLQERLAKLVGGVAVIKVGAATETEMKEKKARVEDALHATRAAVDEGIVPGGGVAYLRALASLDALSLPTEQQFGVNVIKRSLEEPIRQIAQNAGVDGSIVVDKVKNSKDAFGYNAAEDEYVDMLAAGIIDPTKVSRSALQNAASVAGLMLTTEAMIADKPKEEAPMPAMPGGMGGMGGMM, encoded by the coding sequence CCTCGGCCCCAAAGGCCGCAACGTGGTCATCGAGAAGGCCTTCGGCTCCCCCCTTATCACCAAGGACGGCGTCACCGTGGCCAAGGAAATCGAGCTCGAGGACAAGTTCGAGAACATGGGCGCCCAGCTCGTGAAGGAAGTCGCCTCCAAGACCTCCGACGTTGCCGGTGACGGCACCACCACCGCCACGGTCCTCGCCCAGGCCATCTATCGCCAGGGCTCCAAGCTGGTGGCCGCCGGCCACAACCCCATGGAGATCAAGCGCGGCATCGACAAGGCCGTCGAGACCATCGTGGCCGAGCTCAAGAGCATCTCCAAGCCGATCAAGGATCACAAGGAAATCGCCCAGGTGGGCACCATCTCCGCCAACAACGACAAGACCATCGGCGACATCATCGCCCAGGCCATGGAAAAAGTCGGCAAGGAAGGGGTAATCACTGTCGAGGAAGCCAAGGCCATGGAAACCAGCCTGGAGACCGTCGAGGGGATGCAGTTCGACCGCGGCTACCTCTCCCCCTACTTCGTGACCGATCCGGAGCGGATGGAGGCGTCGCTTGAGAACGCCATGATCCTGATCCACGACAAGAAGATCTCCAACATGAAGGACCTTCTCCCGGTGCTGGAGCAGACCGCCAAGAGCGGCCGTCCGCTGCTGATCATCGCCGAAGACATCGAGGGCGAGGCTCTTGCCACCCTGGTCGTGAACAAGCTGCGCGGCGTGCTCAACATCTGCGCCGTCAAGGCCCCGGGCTTCGGTGACCGCCGCAAGGCCATGCTGGAAGATATCGCCATCCTCACCGGCGGCCAGGTCATCTCCGAGGAGATCGGCAACAAGCTCGAAAACACCACCATGGACATGCTCGGCCGCGCCAAGCGGATCACCGTGGACAAGGACAACACCACCATCATCGACGGCGACGGCAAGGAAGCCGACATCCAGGGCCGCGTCAAGCAGATCCGCGCCCAGATCGAGGAGACCACCAGCGACTACGACCGCGAGAAGCTCCAGGAGCGCCTGGCCAAGCTCGTGGGCGGGGTTGCCGTAATCAAGGTCGGTGCCGCCACCGAGACCGAGATGAAAGAGAAGAAAGCCCGCGTCGAAGATGCCCTGCACGCCACCCGCGCCGCAGTGGACGAGGGGATCGTCCCCGGAGGCGGCGTTGCCTACCTGCGCGCCCTTGCTTCCCTTGATGCCCTCAGCCTTCCTACCGAGCAGCAGTTCGGCGTCAACGTCATCAAGCGCTCCCTGGAGGAGCCCATCCGCCAGATCGCCCAGAACGCGGGTGTCGACGGCTCCATCGTGGTCGACAAGGTGAAGAACAGCAAGGATGCTTTCGGCTATAACGCCGCCGAGGACGAGTACGTGGACATGCTCGCCGCCGGGATCATCGACCCGACCAAGGTGTCCCGTTCCGCCCTGCAGAACGCGGCTTCTGTCGCCGGACTCATGCTCACCACCGAAGCCATGATCGCCGACAAGCCGAAGGAAGAAGCTCCTATGCCTGCCATGCCCGGCGGCATGGGCGGCATGGGCGGCATGATGTAA
- a CDS encoding DUF444 family protein yields MKTDLQRHMERLGASGLSPEREERFLRELNDTRTHELPEPPLTGPPVPGIYDAHDLMELQSMAQPQVSHTTRIRSLDELLERDRLREEDGLPRKIRIGKLIKPGAGGKEKIVVVPTTVEEKLIHDRAPEETEEDESMGGTGDGDEGEIIGEQPVRPQQEGGSGTAGHGEGEGHELESTAYDLGRILTERFDLPNLKEKGKKSSLSHYSYDLTDRNRGFGQILEKKQTLRRILETNIALGTVADVAEIDPTRLVISPRDRVYRILSRELEYESQALVFFIRDYSGSMEGKATEAVCSQHVLIYSWLLYQFARQVETRFILHDNDAREVPDFYTYYNLRVAGGTRVAAAYRMVNEIVEKESLARDYNIYVFHGTDGDDWDTNGEETIPELRRMLAYANRIGVTIAEHTYGSSGNTEVERYLKRSGLLEEKPELLRMDVMGEDAEESRIIEGIKRLIS; encoded by the coding sequence ATGAAAACCGACCTGCAGAGACACATGGAAAGACTCGGGGCTTCAGGCCTTTCACCCGAGCGTGAGGAGCGGTTCCTGCGGGAACTGAACGATACCCGCACGCACGAACTCCCGGAGCCGCCCCTGACCGGCCCGCCCGTACCGGGCATCTACGACGCCCACGACCTGATGGAGCTCCAGTCCATGGCCCAGCCCCAGGTGAGCCACACGACGCGCATCCGCTCCCTGGACGAACTCCTGGAGCGGGACCGGCTGCGTGAGGAGGACGGTCTCCCGCGCAAGATCCGGATCGGCAAGCTCATCAAGCCGGGTGCGGGGGGCAAGGAAAAGATCGTGGTGGTGCCCACCACGGTGGAGGAGAAGCTGATCCACGACCGGGCGCCCGAAGAGACCGAGGAAGACGAATCCATGGGGGGCACCGGCGACGGTGACGAGGGGGAAATCATCGGCGAGCAGCCGGTACGGCCCCAGCAGGAAGGAGGAAGCGGCACCGCCGGCCACGGGGAGGGCGAAGGGCATGAACTGGAGTCCACGGCCTACGACCTGGGGAGAATTCTGACCGAGCGGTTCGACCTGCCCAACCTGAAGGAGAAAGGCAAGAAAAGTTCGCTCTCCCACTACAGCTACGACCTGACCGACCGGAATCGGGGCTTCGGCCAGATCCTTGAAAAAAAGCAGACCCTGCGGCGGATTCTCGAAACGAACATCGCCCTGGGCACCGTGGCCGATGTGGCTGAAATCGATCCCACCCGGCTCGTCATCTCCCCCCGGGACCGCGTTTACCGCATCCTCTCCCGGGAGCTGGAGTACGAATCACAGGCCCTGGTCTTCTTCATCCGCGATTACTCGGGCTCCATGGAGGGGAAGGCAACGGAGGCGGTCTGCTCCCAGCACGTGCTCATCTACAGCTGGCTCCTCTACCAGTTCGCCCGGCAGGTGGAAACCCGGTTCATTCTCCACGACAACGACGCCCGGGAGGTACCGGACTTCTACACCTACTACAACCTGCGGGTAGCGGGAGGAACGCGGGTGGCCGCTGCTTACCGGATGGTGAACGAGATCGTGGAAAAGGAAAGCCTGGCCCGGGATTACAACATCTACGTGTTCCACGGCACCGACGGCGACGACTGGGACACCAACGGCGAGGAGACGATTCCTGAACTCCGGCGGATGCTCGCCTACGCCAACCGGATCGGCGTCACCATTGCCGAGCACACCTACGGTTCGAGCGGCAACACCGAGGTGGAGCGGTACCTGAAGCGCTCGGGGCTGCTGGAGGAAAAGCCGGAACTGCTCCGCATGGATGTGATGGGTGAAGACGCCGAAGAATCCAGGATCATCGAGGGGATCAAAAGACTGATTTCGTGA
- a CDS encoding KUP/HAK/KT family potassium transporter, with the protein MEHHKHDTFLGGIVKALGLVFGDIGTSPIYTLTVIFTLTQPTIDNVYGILSLIFWTMTILVSAEYAWLAMSLGRKGQGGEIVLREIIMKLVKAGRLVAFAGFLSFVGVSLLLGDAVITPAISILSAVEGLLLIPGLEGLSTGALVAIAAAIAIGLFSVQHKGTDRVASAFGPIMALWFGTLAVTGAVSAFSMPQIVEAINPLHGIAFFRDNGLAGYFVLSEVILCATGGEALYADMGHLGKRPIVRAWHFVFVALYLNYLGQGVFAIAHPDAKNLLFGMVRSQAPALYIPFLILTIMATIIASQAIISGVFSIVYQGITTRLLPLMRVDYTSRQIKSQIYLGAVNWSLMVAVIFIMLVFRKSENLAAAYGMAVTGSMTITGIMMIIVFSHTTKKWRALVALVVTLIAAAYHVSTFSKLPHGAYWSIILASIPFVTIIIWTRGQRTLYRALKPLDLETFLISYEQIYAKGPIRGTGLFFTRETDVVPPYVVHCIIRSNIIYERNVFISLMISDEPLGVETELIRGIGPGLDAFRIEAGYMEMVDIERLLKENGIQEKVIFYGVEDISTRNPFWRFFSVLKKLTPNFVQFHKLPASRLQGVVTRVEM; encoded by the coding sequence ATGGAACATCACAAGCACGATACATTCTTGGGGGGCATCGTCAAGGCCCTGGGCCTCGTCTTCGGCGACATCGGCACGAGTCCCATTTATACCCTGACGGTTATCTTTACCCTCACGCAACCCACGATCGATAACGTCTACGGCATTCTTTCCCTCATTTTCTGGACCATGACGATCCTCGTTTCCGCCGAGTATGCCTGGCTCGCCATGAGCCTGGGGCGCAAGGGGCAGGGGGGGGAGATCGTCCTGCGGGAAATAATCATGAAGCTGGTCAAGGCCGGGCGTCTGGTGGCCTTTGCCGGCTTTCTCTCCTTTGTGGGGGTGTCGCTGCTGCTGGGCGACGCGGTCATCACCCCGGCCATCAGTATCCTCTCCGCCGTGGAGGGTCTGCTTCTCATCCCCGGTTTGGAAGGGCTGTCTACAGGGGCTCTGGTTGCCATTGCCGCGGCCATCGCCATCGGCCTTTTCTCGGTCCAGCACAAGGGGACCGACCGGGTGGCCAGCGCGTTCGGGCCGATCATGGCCCTCTGGTTCGGAACCCTCGCCGTTACCGGTGCCGTCTCCGCCTTTTCCATGCCGCAGATCGTTGAGGCGATCAATCCCTTGCACGGCATCGCCTTTTTCCGCGACAACGGACTGGCCGGCTACTTCGTCCTCTCCGAGGTAATACTCTGCGCCACCGGCGGAGAGGCCCTCTACGCGGACATGGGGCATCTGGGGAAAAGGCCGATCGTCCGGGCGTGGCACTTCGTGTTCGTAGCCCTCTACCTTAACTACCTGGGCCAGGGGGTGTTCGCCATTGCCCATCCCGATGCGAAAAACCTCCTCTTCGGCATGGTACGGAGCCAGGCGCCGGCCCTCTACATCCCCTTCCTGATCCTCACCATCATGGCCACCATCATCGCCTCCCAGGCCATCATCAGCGGGGTCTTCTCCATCGTCTACCAGGGGATCACCACGCGGCTCCTCCCGCTGATGCGGGTCGACTACACGTCACGTCAGATCAAGTCACAGATCTACCTCGGCGCCGTCAACTGGTCGCTTATGGTAGCGGTCATCTTCATCATGCTGGTTTTCCGCAAGTCCGAGAACCTGGCCGCAGCCTACGGTATGGCGGTGACGGGCTCCATGACCATCACCGGCATCATGATGATCATCGTTTTCTCCCACACCACCAAGAAGTGGCGTGCCCTGGTGGCCCTGGTGGTGACTCTCATCGCAGCCGCCTACCACGTGTCCACTTTCTCCAAGCTGCCCCACGGCGCCTACTGGTCCATCATCCTGGCGTCAATCCCCTTTGTGACCATCATCATCTGGACCCGAGGCCAGCGCACCCTCTACCGCGCCCTGAAGCCCCTGGACCTGGAGACGTTCCTCATCTCCTACGAGCAGATCTACGCCAAGGGCCCCATCCGCGGGACCGGGCTCTTCTTCACCCGGGAGACCGACGTGGTCCCCCCCTACGTGGTCCACTGCATCATCCGGAGCAACATCATCTATGAGCGCAATGTGTTCATTTCCCTGATGATCAGCGACGAGCCCCTGGGCGTGGAAACTGAGCTGATCAGGGGAATCGGGCCGGGTCTCGACGCATTCCGGATTGAGGCGGGGTACATGGAGATGGTGGATATCGAACGGCTGCTGAAAGAGAATGGCATTCAGGAGAAGGTCATCTTCTACGGCGTCGAGGACATCAGTACCCGCAATCCGTTCTGGCGCTTCTTCTCGGTCCTCAAAAAACTCACTCCCAACTTCGTCCAGTTCCACAAACTGCCGGCCAGCCGACTCCAGGGCGTGGTGACGCGGGTGGAGATGTAG